The DNA window GCTTCTCTGGGGGTATTCCTGTCCATCCTCGTCTCCTACGTCATCGTCAAGGTGCGCACCGTGGCTTCGGGCATCCTTGAGTCCCTGAGCTTCCTGTCCTTTTCCTTTCCGGGCATCGTCATCGGAGTGGGGTTCATGTGGTTTTTTGTGCGGACCCCCCTTTACGCCACGATATGGGCCCTTCTCATCGGGTATATTGCTACTTACCTCCCCTACGGTATCAGGCCCCTGACGAGCGCCTTCGTCCAGATCCACAGCAGCCTGGAGGAATCCTCCAGGGTCTGCGGGGCCGGGCCTGTGTACACAATGCGCCGCATTGTCATACCCCTCCTTATCCCGGGGGTCATTTCCGCCTGGATCCTCATGGCCACCATGTTCGTTCGAGAGCTGACACTGTCGGTGGTTCTCTCCCGGCCGGGCTCCGAGGTGCTGGCCGTCCAGATCCTGCGGTTTGCTGAAGACGGACTGTGGGGGCGCCTGTCGGCCCTCGGCATTATCATGATCTTCATCTCCTCCACCCTCGTGGTGGCGGCGACACTCCTCGGAAAGAAGCTGACGAAGATGGAGACCGTGATCAACTAGGGCCGGCCCCGCCTGCTCCAGGAAAGAGGTAAAACATGTTTTTCGGTAACACCTTCATGGGGAGCTACGAACTGCCCATCCTGATCAAACTTCTCCTTGCCGCCCTGGCAGGCGGTCTTGTGGGCCTGGAGAGGGAAACCCACGGCCGTCCGGCGGGGATGCGCACCAACCTCCTCGTCTCGGTGGGTGCCTGCACGATGACGATCATCTCGGAGGCCTTCTGTTCATTAAGAAGCTTGATCCTTACGTTAAAAAGGACCGCTATCTCACCGTAACGGTGACTGCACGCAACCGGGATTCCCTCTACGACGAGCTTAATGCATTGATCGGTGAGCAGGGCTACAAGATAGCGGACATCAGTTCACAGGTGGACCTCCAGGAGGATGAGATCTTTTTCAAACTGGTGGTTACCCAGCAGAGCAAGCGCATCGGCAGGGAACTCTCGGCGGCCATAGCCAGGCTCAAGGGTATCAAGAAGATCTTCTACAGTTAGTTTTTTTCGAAATTCCCGAAAAAAACCTGAAAGGGAATGCAGCACCTCGGCCTCCCTGCTGCCTTGACAACAATTGACCACCTGAGTAATATCGCCACTCGCTTCGCTGGAATATGATCCCGGGTTTTGACCTTTTTGGAATCTGAAATCTGGAATAGAAGCGTTCTGCGCCCGTAGCTCAGCTGGATAGAGCGTCGGCCTTCGAAGCCGCAGGTCGCAGGTTCGAGTCCTGCCGGGCGTGCCAATGCAAAAAATGTAGACCCTCT is part of the bacterium genome and encodes:
- a CDS encoding MgtC/SapB family protein; the protein is MFFGNTFMGSYELPILIKLLLAALAGGLVGLERETHGRPAGMRTNLLVSVGACTMTIISEAFCSLRSLILTLKRTAISP